In Nicotiana tabacum cultivar K326 chromosome 2, ASM71507v2, whole genome shotgun sequence, the following proteins share a genomic window:
- the LOC107782367 gene encoding uncharacterized protein LOC107782367, with the protein MDNEQETKVLLKLWVDEKKNQVVAAESGVDFMDILVSLLTLPLGTIMRLTKAEAGAVGCMNNLYHSVENLDEENLFAEYCKTMLLNPRNPYPKYCMKLKVNVDDSDSEKYYQCSDCSFMSYFMNVKCQCGGKTNKEKFLKDSVENTCRDKYIFLKGGISFLITDDLQFKCASPSSLVQMLSNGGLSDMTHIREMLVEAGKNEVIHLLARSLISKTPLSDAFLPKQKQKRARLDTITMPESGNLSSISENGTSNNTKKLELRLTLRKSTNKVLCAEAGNEFIDFLFNFLTIPLGSIEDALKGSCGLGSIDNLYKSVEALDSKWFNTHANRNVWGSVENHNLKRILLKPGIAPYHNPENPLLQIGTADTYLFDPTDPVRSSFLGKFGKFAEAPSLFYVIDNLEVRPLSSTSTMCLLQELNVPMYDIEEQVISVGKSEALSLLKASLTSSSSSALTKGLNHLLKKQIDEDVKCNLKVSQAG; encoded by the exons ATGGACAACGAGCAAGAAACCAAGGTTCTCTTGAAGCTTTGGGTGGATGAAAAGAAAAATCAGGTAGTTGCAGCTGAATCCGGAGTAGATTTCATGGACATACTTGTTAGCCTTCTCACTTTACCACTGGGAACGATAATGCGACTCACTAAAGCAGAAGCCGGAGCTGTTGGTTGTATGAACAACTTGTACCACAGTGTTGAAAACCTTGACGAGGAAAATCTGTTCGCAGAGTATTGCAAAACCATGCTGCTAAATCCAAGAAATCCCTATCCAAAGTATTGCATGAAGTTGAAAGTTAATGTGGATGATTCAGACTCCGAGAAGTATTATCAGTGCTCAGATTGCTCATTTATGAGCTATTTCATGAATGTGAAGTGCCAATGTGGAGGGAAGACTAACAAAGAGAAGTTTTTGAAAgattcagttgaaaatacttgtCGTGATAAGTACATATTTCTCAAAGGAGGGATATCATTTCTAATCACTGACGATTTGCAATTCAAGTGTGCTTCTCCAAGCTCTCTTGTTCAGATGCTTTCTAAtggtggcttgagtgatatgaCTCATATCAGGGAGATGCTTGTAGAAGCTGGCAAGAATGAG GTAATTCATCTACTTGCACGTTCATTGATCTCAAAGACTCCCTTGTCTGATGCATTTCTgcctaagcaaaaacaaaaaagagcaaGACTAGACACCATCACAATGCCTGAGTCTGGAAATTTGTCATCCATTTCTGAAAATGGAACAAGTAATAACACCAAGAAATTGGAGCTGAGGCTAACACTAAGAAAGTCTACAAACAAGGTCTTGTGCGCAGAGGCAGGCAATGAATTCATTGATTTTCTCTTCAACTTCTTGACCATTCCCTTAGGATCAATTGAAGATGCTCTAAAAGGGAGTTGTGGGTTGGGTTCCATAGATAACTTGTACAAAAGTGTGGAGGCTTTAGATTCGAAATGGTTCAATACGCATGCGAATAGGAATGTTTGGGGAAGTGTGGAGAATCACAATCTTAAGAGGATATTACTCAAGCCTGGTATTGCCCCTTACCATAATCCTGAGAATCCGCTACTGCAAATCGGAACTGCAGATACTTACTTATTTGACCCAACGGACCCTGTAAGGAGCAGTTTTCTTGGCAAGTTCGGAAAGTTTGCTGAGGCACCCTCCCTTTTCTATGTTATAGACAATTTGGAAGTGAGACCTCTGTCTTCAACATCAACTATGTGCTTACTCCAAGAACTAAATGTGCCTATGTATGATATTGAAGAGCAAGTGATCAGTGTTGGCAAGTCAGAAGCATTGAGTTTGCTGAAGGCCTCTttaacatcatcatcatcatcagcttTGACGAAGGGCCTAAACCACTTGTTGAAGAAGCAGATAGATGAAGATGTGAAGTGCAACCTGAAAGTTTCTCAGGCTGGTTAG
- the LOC142166319 gene encoding uncharacterized protein LOC142166319 translates to MAKVLHDNLTKVQARMQVYTDRKRKERNFEAEDWVFLKLQPYRQSSVAVPRNLKLSARYFGPYEVIQKIGSIAYKLRLPEGSKIHHVFHVSQLKKKIVEKVFSTQDPPHCTTDGQILTEPLKILDRHMVKKHNRVVSEVLMQWANLASEEAIWEEYSFLRSQFPYYEP, encoded by the coding sequence ATGGCAAAGGTTCTACACGACAATTTAACCAAAGTACAAGCAAGGATGCAGGTGTATACCGATAGGAAGAGAAAAGAGAGGAACTTTGAAGCAGaggattgggtgttcttgaaacTACAGCCGTATCGACAGTCTTCTGTTGCAGTCCCAAGGAATTTGAAGCTATCTGCTCGTTATTTCGGACCCTATGAGGTGATTCAAAAGATTGGATCAATCGCGTACAAACTCCGCTTGCCAGAGGGATCCAAAATACACCATGTTTTCCATGTGTCTCAACTGAAAAAGAAAAtcgtagaaaaagtattttccaCTCAAGATCCTCCACATTGCACAACAGATGGTCAGATATTGACAGAACCCTTGAAAATTCTGGACCGACATATGGTGAAGAAGCATAATAGAGTTGTGTCCGAAGTACTGATGCAATGGGCAAACTTAGCTAGTGAGGAAGCAATATGGGAGGAATACTCATTCCTGAGAAGTCAATTTCCATACTATGAACCTTGA
- the LOC107782364 gene encoding uncharacterized protein LOC107782364 isoform X1: protein MEEPLLTARETGQRGSERWSSYENVGRAGSVIPTTSLAGSEVSVDEIRSAASMSVPYSPYLHAPLISSPQSQSQPQSYAEQGIVYQGGYYGAAGEAAGDLRRQVLDDVEVRELLIDHVGHRCCWGSRPARTWKIHAIEDCNVYVGTLETFTEERDTIIEKEPYSTGSIDGKDKGPEMGIWELDLRSEFPVLFVPYKESRLRIPHSETIEKCSGCDGRGNIVCPTCNADQDPGFYKEGQMAQCLTCYGRGLIAHKDGSDTICLKCKGNGKIPCATCESRGLIKCQTCQGGGSLLAWKVAVVRWRTLSTRKVNATSGAGSVPDDVFHRAKGVQLCNNQAYQCTPAYFADSYFLNKFSSEVIAERPSIPTTARIICERHTISVVPVTRVTMTDRNRSFSFYIIGNGREVYMKDYYPSRFCWGLCPCLEWLKL, encoded by the exons ATGGAGGAGCCACTGTTGACAG CAAGGGAAACAGGTCAAAGAGGGAGTGAGAGATGGAGTTCTTATGAGAATGTGGGAAGGGCGGGCTCTGTGATCCCTACGACATCCTTGGCCGGATCAGAAGTCAGTGTCGATGAGATTCGGTCTGCTGCTTCTATGTCAGTGCCTTACTCTCCTTATCTCCATGCCCCCTTGATTAGCTCTCCCCAATCCCAATCTCAGCCACAATCTTACG CAGAGCAAGGGATTGTTTATCAAGGTGGGTACTATGGAGCTGCAGGTGAAGCCGCTGGTGATCTAAGGAG GCAAGTGCTAGACGATGTAGAAGTACGAGAGTTGCTTATAGATCATGTTGGCCATCGCTGCTGTTGGGGAAGTCGTCCAGCTCGGACCTGGAAGATTCATGCAATTGAAGATTGCAATGTCTATGTGGGAACGCTAGAAACTTTCACGGAAGAGAGAGATACAATTATAGAGAAGGAGCCATACTCCACTGGCAGCATTGACGGAAAGGACAAGGGGCCTGAAATGGGAATATGGGAGTTGGATTTAAGGTCTGAATTTCCTGTATTGTTTGTGCCTTACAAGGAGTCACGACTGAGAATTCCTCATTCGGAAACTATAGAGAAATGTTCAG GTTGTGATGGTCGTGGAAATATAGTTTGTCCTACTTGCAATGCAGATCAAGATCCAGGGTTTTACAAGGAGGGTCAAATGGCCCAGTGTCTGACTTGCTACGGAAGGGGTCTAATTGCTCACAAGGACGGATCTGACACAAT ATGCCTGAAGTGTAAAGGTAATGGGAAAATTCCTTGTGCGACATGTGAATCTCGTGGCCTGATCAAATGCCAAACATGCCAAGGTGGTGGCTCTCTTTTGGCATGGAAAGTAGCTGTTGTTAGATG GAGGACACTTTCAACCCGGAAAGTAAACGCTACAAGTGGAGCAGGTTCTGTTCCAGATGACGTGTTTCACCGAGCGAAGGGAGTTCAGTTGTGCAATAACCAAGCTTACCAGTGCACTCCAGCCTACTTTGCTGATTCATATTTTCTTAACAAGTTCTCTTCTGAAGTAATTGCAGAGAGGCCTTCTATACCTACTACTGCAAGGATCATATGCGAGCGACACACCATCTCTGTTGTCCCGGTGACTCGCGTGACCATGACTGATCGTAATCGCTCCTTCAGTTTCTATATCATTGGAAATGGAAGAGAGGTTTATATGAAAGACTACTATCCTTCTAGGTTTTGTTGGGGCCTTTGTCCTTGCTTGGAATGGTTGAAACTATAA
- the LOC107782364 gene encoding uncharacterized protein LOC107782364 isoform X2: MEEPLLTARETGQRGSERWSSYENVGRAGSVIPTTSLAGSEVSVDEIRSAASMSVPYSPYLHAPLISSPQSQSQPQSYEQGIVYQGGYYGAAGEAAGDLRRQVLDDVEVRELLIDHVGHRCCWGSRPARTWKIHAIEDCNVYVGTLETFTEERDTIIEKEPYSTGSIDGKDKGPEMGIWELDLRSEFPVLFVPYKESRLRIPHSETIEKCSGCDGRGNIVCPTCNADQDPGFYKEGQMAQCLTCYGRGLIAHKDGSDTICLKCKGNGKIPCATCESRGLIKCQTCQGGGSLLAWKVAVVRWRTLSTRKVNATSGAGSVPDDVFHRAKGVQLCNNQAYQCTPAYFADSYFLNKFSSEVIAERPSIPTTARIICERHTISVVPVTRVTMTDRNRSFSFYIIGNGREVYMKDYYPSRFCWGLCPCLEWLKL, from the exons ATGGAGGAGCCACTGTTGACAG CAAGGGAAACAGGTCAAAGAGGGAGTGAGAGATGGAGTTCTTATGAGAATGTGGGAAGGGCGGGCTCTGTGATCCCTACGACATCCTTGGCCGGATCAGAAGTCAGTGTCGATGAGATTCGGTCTGCTGCTTCTATGTCAGTGCCTTACTCTCCTTATCTCCATGCCCCCTTGATTAGCTCTCCCCAATCCCAATCTCAGCCACAATCTTACG AGCAAGGGATTGTTTATCAAGGTGGGTACTATGGAGCTGCAGGTGAAGCCGCTGGTGATCTAAGGAG GCAAGTGCTAGACGATGTAGAAGTACGAGAGTTGCTTATAGATCATGTTGGCCATCGCTGCTGTTGGGGAAGTCGTCCAGCTCGGACCTGGAAGATTCATGCAATTGAAGATTGCAATGTCTATGTGGGAACGCTAGAAACTTTCACGGAAGAGAGAGATACAATTATAGAGAAGGAGCCATACTCCACTGGCAGCATTGACGGAAAGGACAAGGGGCCTGAAATGGGAATATGGGAGTTGGATTTAAGGTCTGAATTTCCTGTATTGTTTGTGCCTTACAAGGAGTCACGACTGAGAATTCCTCATTCGGAAACTATAGAGAAATGTTCAG GTTGTGATGGTCGTGGAAATATAGTTTGTCCTACTTGCAATGCAGATCAAGATCCAGGGTTTTACAAGGAGGGTCAAATGGCCCAGTGTCTGACTTGCTACGGAAGGGGTCTAATTGCTCACAAGGACGGATCTGACACAAT ATGCCTGAAGTGTAAAGGTAATGGGAAAATTCCTTGTGCGACATGTGAATCTCGTGGCCTGATCAAATGCCAAACATGCCAAGGTGGTGGCTCTCTTTTGGCATGGAAAGTAGCTGTTGTTAGATG GAGGACACTTTCAACCCGGAAAGTAAACGCTACAAGTGGAGCAGGTTCTGTTCCAGATGACGTGTTTCACCGAGCGAAGGGAGTTCAGTTGTGCAATAACCAAGCTTACCAGTGCACTCCAGCCTACTTTGCTGATTCATATTTTCTTAACAAGTTCTCTTCTGAAGTAATTGCAGAGAGGCCTTCTATACCTACTACTGCAAGGATCATATGCGAGCGACACACCATCTCTGTTGTCCCGGTGACTCGCGTGACCATGACTGATCGTAATCGCTCCTTCAGTTTCTATATCATTGGAAATGGAAGAGAGGTTTATATGAAAGACTACTATCCTTCTAGGTTTTGTTGGGGCCTTTGTCCTTGCTTGGAATGGTTGAAACTATAA
- the LOC107782364 gene encoding uncharacterized protein LOC107782364 isoform X3 gives MEEPLLTEQGIVYQGGYYGAAGEAAGDLRRQVLDDVEVRELLIDHVGHRCCWGSRPARTWKIHAIEDCNVYVGTLETFTEERDTIIEKEPYSTGSIDGKDKGPEMGIWELDLRSEFPVLFVPYKESRLRIPHSETIEKCSGCDGRGNIVCPTCNADQDPGFYKEGQMAQCLTCYGRGLIAHKDGSDTICLKCKGNGKIPCATCESRGLIKCQTCQGGGSLLAWKVAVVRWRTLSTRKVNATSGAGSVPDDVFHRAKGVQLCNNQAYQCTPAYFADSYFLNKFSSEVIAERPSIPTTARIICERHTISVVPVTRVTMTDRNRSFSFYIIGNGREVYMKDYYPSRFCWGLCPCLEWLKL, from the exons ATGGAGGAGCCACTGTTGACAG AGCAAGGGATTGTTTATCAAGGTGGGTACTATGGAGCTGCAGGTGAAGCCGCTGGTGATCTAAGGAG GCAAGTGCTAGACGATGTAGAAGTACGAGAGTTGCTTATAGATCATGTTGGCCATCGCTGCTGTTGGGGAAGTCGTCCAGCTCGGACCTGGAAGATTCATGCAATTGAAGATTGCAATGTCTATGTGGGAACGCTAGAAACTTTCACGGAAGAGAGAGATACAATTATAGAGAAGGAGCCATACTCCACTGGCAGCATTGACGGAAAGGACAAGGGGCCTGAAATGGGAATATGGGAGTTGGATTTAAGGTCTGAATTTCCTGTATTGTTTGTGCCTTACAAGGAGTCACGACTGAGAATTCCTCATTCGGAAACTATAGAGAAATGTTCAG GTTGTGATGGTCGTGGAAATATAGTTTGTCCTACTTGCAATGCAGATCAAGATCCAGGGTTTTACAAGGAGGGTCAAATGGCCCAGTGTCTGACTTGCTACGGAAGGGGTCTAATTGCTCACAAGGACGGATCTGACACAAT ATGCCTGAAGTGTAAAGGTAATGGGAAAATTCCTTGTGCGACATGTGAATCTCGTGGCCTGATCAAATGCCAAACATGCCAAGGTGGTGGCTCTCTTTTGGCATGGAAAGTAGCTGTTGTTAGATG GAGGACACTTTCAACCCGGAAAGTAAACGCTACAAGTGGAGCAGGTTCTGTTCCAGATGACGTGTTTCACCGAGCGAAGGGAGTTCAGTTGTGCAATAACCAAGCTTACCAGTGCACTCCAGCCTACTTTGCTGATTCATATTTTCTTAACAAGTTCTCTTCTGAAGTAATTGCAGAGAGGCCTTCTATACCTACTACTGCAAGGATCATATGCGAGCGACACACCATCTCTGTTGTCCCGGTGACTCGCGTGACCATGACTGATCGTAATCGCTCCTTCAGTTTCTATATCATTGGAAATGGAAGAGAGGTTTATATGAAAGACTACTATCCTTCTAGGTTTTGTTGGGGCCTTTGTCCTTGCTTGGAATGGTTGAAACTATAA
- the LOC107782365 gene encoding uncharacterized protein LOC107782365: MAANDQESRVPLKLLVDDKKNRVIAAESNRDFVDILFSFLTFPIGTIIRLTNSQPMSKISPISTCMNNLYRSVENLSVKHLYSENCKSVLLNPRNPCNEDCFKLKVNIDDSVSNKYFKCSKEHCSLKSWLVNVKCYCGGRTTKEIFSDIRNPTNDYYGVFLMGGIEFIISDDLRVLPGSPSSLVKLLSDDLGYSHMNQIREMSVEVGKEEILRLLTCSLISKSPLTEVFLNKKANIVDNNIMPEPRISPLFPSEFQYTRNSWKINLKLILSKSRNKILYAEANDSFVDFLFSFLTFPIGSVIRVLNGISGLGCIDNLYKSVTDLESKWFPYCQDRLLNPGVAPRHRCQNQLLPISVEIDDHSLLDPRCTSGGTSDIGRLTLSPSLFIVSDDLVVRPMCSTTSFGLLKELNVPLCDIEEQVIFIDKAEARLLLQAAFIGSSSALTLALSSFLNKPKQEKD; this comes from the exons ATGGCTGCTAATGATCAAGAATCCAGAGTTCCCTTGAAACTTTTGGTAGATGACAAGAAAAATAGAGTTATTGCTGCTGAATCCAACAGGGATTTTGTGGATATATTATTCAGTTTTCTCACCTTTCCAATTGGAACAATAATCAGATTAACCAACAGCCAGCCAATGTCAAAGATAAGTCCAATTTCTACTTGTATGAACAATTTATACCGAAGTGTTGAAAATCTTAGTGTAAAGCATCTTTATTCAGAAAATTGTAAGTCAGTCCTTTTAAATCCAAGAAATCCATGCAATGAAGATTGCTTCAAGTTGAAAGTGAACATAGACGATTCAGTTtcaaacaagtacttcaaatgctctAAAGAGCATTGCTCATTAAAGAGCTGGTTAGTCAATGTTAAATGTTATTGTGGAGGGAGGACAACTAAGGAGATATTTTCAGATATAAGAAATCCAACAAATGATTATTATGGTGTTTTTCTTATGGGTGGAATAGAGTTTATAATCAGTGATGATTTAAGAGTGTTGCCTGGTTCTCCAAGTTCTCTTGTAAAACTGCTTTCTGATGATCTTGGCTACAGCCACATGAATCAGATAAGAGAGATGTCTGTGGAAGTTGGCAAGGAGGAG ATATTAAGACTTCTCACTTGTTCATTGATCTCAAAATCTCCCTTGACTGAGGTGTTTCTGAACAAGAAAGCTAATATAGTTGACAACAACATCATGCCTGAGCCAAGAATTTCACCACTGTTTCCTAGTGAATTCCAGTACACCAGAAACTCCTGGAAAATAAATCTGAAGCTAATATTAAGCAAATCTAGAAACAAGATACTGTATGCTGAAGCAAATGATTCATTCGTCGATTTTCTCTTCAGTTTCCTCACTTTTCCTATTGGATCAGTGATCCGTGTTCTAAATGGAATTTCTGGACTTGGATGCATAGACAACTTGTACAAAAGTGTGACAGATTTGGAGTCAAAATGGTTTCCTTATTGTCAAGACAGATTACTCAACCCCGGTGTCGCACCAAGACATAGATGCCAGAATCAGTTGCTTCCGATTTCTGTGGAAATCGACGATCATAGCCTTTTAGACCCCAGGTGCACAAGTGGTGGCACAAGTGATATTGGCAGATTAACACTGTCACCATCCTTGTTTATTGTTTCGGACGATTTGGTAGTCAGGCCTATGTGTTCTACAACAAGTTTTGGCTTACTCAAAGAACTAAATGTACCCTTGTGCGACATTGAAGAGCAAGTGATCTTCATTGATAAGGCAGAG GCACGGCTCTTGCTGCAGGCAGCTTTTATCGGGTCATCATCTGCTTTGACACTTGCCTTGAGCTCTTTCTTGAATAAACCTAAACAAGAGAAGGACTAA